A region of Notolabrus celidotus isolate fNotCel1 chromosome 4, fNotCel1.pri, whole genome shotgun sequence DNA encodes the following proteins:
- the dact2 gene encoding dapper homolog 2 translates to MISGLDMVNPGSCPVSCGPDLMRRGSGADSSRMGERLQAALAGLQELSLLRDRQSGLVARALRGDREDPGPEGSGGSGTEEQRLEATLTALKLQLSRLRKQDLGLKSHLQQLDQQISELKLDVRKVSTEQQESDSRPSSGFYELSDGGSLSNSCTSVYSECLSSSQSSLHPLSPSLIGPQSQTEVCRRHSADETFTQPPPPRASGLHLGSSRIRASSTELGRQRPVSTGDLDGILAQGLGFYKPVVSKKSWTHLRTCTMDPKSNLVSGEGTEVNQHAGPLYAVAQQFPVYFQGGDPNPPGTKGVQGPSETSSSIIQRKQMGHETKTLGHIDKPLLKPSSRVQVQAETLLTHRDQHQESSEGLTVFPEASQRDVSGPAQTKKTIPTQRDQNRHLVINSRQQIPENRNQILTVRPPQGSHRISCPSTVRESSCDEVSSSSLRRTKGQQERVQGSEKRCEDQEETGPQERRVQRQRSGLNSCSRPEDTHTPSPQFVHAKFVPAGSQRIKVRQADHKTRALKLRKPPTARQQHSEKTRETRSKGDVRRPGREKLTQKYPSCQPEELRPGSSSDYSPSSTGTSCTNTVYVESHPIPSATRSNRVQRPHNLDYDLSIDMRSRRKVALIQTSCVQRQQSRGSQVHPPGTLQTIHNARLDQWTGPAHSFPYPVPPISFHHSLDTRYPPAPCYRSSVYPPRCESEYSAECASLFHSTVAGSSEGELSDYTTNCFGDNESSWSYQTSSESNSSLSIDQEDQEDPEDCLQDQKGPLLAQAGSQQLPHPRPSACRIKASRALKKKIRRFQPASLKIMTLV, encoded by the exons ATGATCTCTGGACTAGATATGGTGAATCCTGGATCGTGCCCAGTGAGTTGTGGACCGGATCTGATGCGTCGGGGATCCGGAGCGGACAGCAGCAGGATGGGGGAGCGCCTGCAGGCGGCTCTGGCAGGTCTGCAGGAGCTGAGCCTGCTGAGAGACCGGCAGAGCGGGCTGGTGGCCCGGGCTCTGAGAGGGGACAGGGAGGATCCGGGTCCGGAGGGGTCAGGGGGATCCGGGACTGAGGAGCAGCGTCTGGAAGCGACTCTGACGGCTCTGAAGCTGCAGCTG tctcGTCTTCGTAAACAGGACCTGGGTCTGAAGTctcacctgcagcagctggatcAGCAGATCAGCGAGCTGAAGTTAGACGTCAGGAAGGTGtccacagagcagcaggaaagtGACAGCAGGCCCAGCTCAG GTTTCTATGAGCTCAGCGATGGCGGCTCGCTGTCCAACTCCTGTACTTCGGTGTACAGCGAGTGTCTGTCGTCCTCTCAGAGCAGCCTTCATCCTCTTAGTCCGTCCCTCATTGGTCCTCAGTCACAGACTGAAGTCTGCCGCCGGCACTCCGCAGATGAGACCTTCACCCAGCCCCCCCCTCCCCGAGCTTCAGGACTCCACCTGGGCAGCAGCCGGATTAGAGCGAGTTCTACAGAGCTGGGCCGACAGAGACCGGTGTCCACAG GTGATCTGGACGGGATTCTGGCTCAGGGACTTGGCTTTTACAAACCTGTGGTTTCAAAGAAAtcctggacccacctgaggacctGCACCATGGACCCTAAAAGCAACCTAGTGTCTGGTGAGGGGACAGAGGTCAATCAGCACGCAGGTCCGCTGTATGCTGTGGCCCAACAGTTCCCCGTCTACTTCCAGGGGGGCGATCCAAACCCACCTGGAACCAAGGGGGTCCAGGGACCCTCAGAGACAAGTTCTTCTATCATTCAGAGGAAACAAATGGGACATGAAACAAAGACTCTAGGTCACATCGACAAGCCCCTTCTGAAGCCCTCCAGCAGAGTCCAGGTCCAAGCAGAGACTCTGCTGACCCACAGAGACCAGCACCAGGAGTCCTCTGAGGGTCTGACTGTGTTTCCTGAGGCCTCACAGAGAGACGTTTCTGGTCCAGCACAGACCAAAAAAACCATCCCAACACAGAGAGACCAGAACAGACACTTAGTGATAAACTCCAGACAACAGATCCCTGAAAACAGGAACCAGATCCTGACAGTTAGACCCCCACAGGGCTCTCACAGAATCTCATGTCCCTCTACCGTGAGGGAGTCCAGCTGTGATGAGGTCTCGTCTTCATCGCTGAGGAGGACCAAAGGACaacaagagagagttcagggttcagagaaaagatgtgaagatCAGGAAGAGACCGGTCCACAAGAGAGGAGGGTCCAAAGACAAAGATCTGGACTGAACAGCTGCTCCAGACCAGAGGACACTCACACACCATCCCCCCAGTTTGTCCATGCAAAGTTTGTCCCTGCTGGATCTCAGAGGATCAAAGTGAGACAGGCAGACCATAAAACCAGAGCCCTGAAACTGAGAAAACCTCCAACAGCAAGGCAGCAACACTCTGAAAAGACCAGAGAGACCAGGTCCAAGGGGGATGTGAGGAGACCAGGAAGAGAAAAGCTGACTCAGAAATACCCTAGCTGTCAACCGGAAGAGCTCAGACCAGGATCAAGCTCAGACTACAGCCCAAGCAGTACTGGAACTTCATGCACCAACACGGTCTACGTCGAGTCACATCCAATCCCTTCTGCTACAAGGTCCAACAGAGTCCAGAGACCTCACAACCTGGATTATGACCTGTCTATAGACATGAGGAGCAGGAGAAAGGTGGCTCTGATCCAGACCTCATGTGTCCAACGACAGCAGTCCAGAGGGTCTCAGGTTCATCCTCCAGGGACCTTGCAGACGATACATAATGCCAGACTGGATCAATGGACTGGACCCGCTCACTCCTTCCCATACCCCGTGCCCCCAATCTCTTTCCATCACAGTCTGGACACCAGGTACCCTCCTGCACCCTGTTACAGGTCCAGCGTGTACCCCCCTCGCTGCGAGTCTGAGTACTCGGCTGAGTGTGCGTCCCTGTTTCACTCCACGGTTGCCGGGAGCAGCGAGGGCGAGCTGAGCGACTACACCACCAACTGCTTTGGAGACAACGAGTCAAGCTGGAGTTACCAGACTTCTTCTGAGTCCAACAGCAGCTTGTCCATAGACcaagaggaccaggaagacccGGAAGACTGCCTCCAGGATCAGAAGGGTCCTCTGTTGGCTCAGGCTGGTTCTCAGCAGCTCCCCCACCCCAGACCATCTGCCTGCCGCATCAAAGCGTCTCGAGCCCTGAAGAAAAAGATCAGACGGTTCCAACCGGCCTCTTTAAAGATCATGACCCTGGTCTAA